Proteins co-encoded in one Populus trichocarpa isolate Nisqually-1 chromosome 10, P.trichocarpa_v4.1, whole genome shotgun sequence genomic window:
- the LOC7459034 gene encoding probable membrane-associated kinase regulator 1 — MGKRSEKVSTRSSQTLPPSPSHSFSSSSSSDFEFTISLSPRKSSTTLCPADELFYKGQLLPLHLSPRISMVRTLLLASSSTSSSSDTTTTASRDSTGSSNDSTSSFTSDMVLLGDCDSSRPSSVTEDDEFRRLNNNHPHFQNDVHLSSQINKKGSNKYFSLSRFSSVFKKENKSRENDNVPGSSVKRISVTAKEVIRKYFKKVKPLYEKLSQKQQQKMGGHVHSILPTSTAINTTVTLSTKLERSMKDIDDVISGKDARKESTANTGVFSHSFSGNLRYPRRRSCVSSCPSSMRSSPSHSGVLSKNGFMGGSAAGPTSRIAASAGGGMCYGDASSMEELQSAIQGAIAHCKNSMMQNKTMINNEI, encoded by the coding sequence ATGGGGAAGAGAAGCGAGAAAGTTTCGACAAGATCGTCTCAAACTCTACCACCGTCACCCTCACattctttctcttcctcttcctcctcagACTTTGAGTTCACAATCTCTTTATCTCCACGCAAATCCTCAACAACTCTTTGCCCAGCTGATGAGCTCTTCTACAAGGGCCAGCTCttgcctctccatctctctcCACGCATCTCCATGGTCCGTACTCTTCTCTTAGCTTCATCAAGCACCTCTTCCTCCTCtgacaccaccaccaccgcctCCCGTGACTCCACTGGCAGCTCCAATGACTCTACTTCATCCTTTACGAGTGATATGGTCTTGCTAGGAGATTGTGACTCGTCAAGACCTAGTTCAGTCACCGAAGATGATGAGTTCAGGAGGCTTAATAACAACCACCCTCATTTTCAAAACGATGTTCACTTGAGTTCACAGATCAATAAGAAGGGTAGCAATAAGTACTTCTCTCTATCAAGATTCTCTTCTGTTTTCAAGAAAGAGAACAAGAGCCGTGAAAATGATAACGTACCCGGTTCTTCAGTGAAAAGAATAAGCGTTACAGCAAAAGAGGTTATAAGGAAGTACTTCAAGAAAGTGAAGCCATTGTATGAGAAACTATCTCAGAAACAACAGCAAAAAATGGGAGGCCATGTGCATTCAATATTGCCGACATCAACAGCAATTAATACAACTGTCACTCTGTCAACGAAATTGGAGAGATCTATGAAAGATATTGATGATGTGATCTCTGGCAAGGATGCGAGAAAGGAAAGTACTGCTAATACTGGAGTATTTTCTCATTCTTTCTCGGGAAATTTGAGGTACCCAAGAAGGAGAAGCTGCGTTTCTAGCTGTCCATCCTCAATGCGGTCATCTCCTAGTCACTCTGGTGTGCTCAGTAAAAACGGGTTTATGGGTGGTTCAGCAGCTGGTCCAACAAGTAGGATTGCTGCATCTGCAGGTGGTGGCATGTGCTACGGAGACGCATCATCAATGGAGGAGCTGCAGAGTGCTATACAAGGTGCGATTGCTCATTGCAAGAACTCCATGATGCAAAACAAGACCATGATCAATAATGAAATCTAA
- the LOC7474221 gene encoding uncharacterized protein LOC7474221, translated as MISLETVQATSRSIEPSSPRISFSADFLHDKNFIPISPNPQAEKDGEAEREKARNAEFEFLSSKMSSQTMLTADELFFEGRLLPFWQMQHSEKLNKISLKTKEAEEGEGEEMSKEEPRVWFVDEDPSPRPPKCTVLWKELLRLKKQRASSLSPSSSSSSTSSTSSSALADIVTKEGKHGSWNREKHVKRIKKGLERTRSASIRIRPMINVPICTPVKSSALPPLFPLKKGRLER; from the coding sequence ATGATCTCCCTAGAAACTGTTCAAGCAACATCTAGATCCATTGAACCTTCAAGCCCCCGAATTTCTTTCTCTGCTGATTTCCTTCATGACAAGAACTTCATTCCAATTAGTCCGAACCCACAGGCTGAGAAAGATGGAGAAGCAGAGCGAGAAAAAGCTAGAAATGCAGAATTTGAGTTCCTTTCAAGCAAAATGAGCAGCCAGACCATGCTAACAGCAGATGAACTTTTTTTCGAAGGGAGATTACTTCCCTTCTGGCAAATGCAGCATTCTGAGAAACTCAACAAAATTAGCCTCAAAACTAAAGAAGCTgaggaaggggaaggggaggaGATGAGCAAGGAAGAGCCAAGGGTTTGGTTTGTTGATGAAGACCCATCTCCAAGGCCACCAAAGTGCACTGTTCTGTGGAAAGAGCTGCTACGGCTAAAGAAGCAACGTGCTTCTTCTTTGTCCCCCTCTTCGTCTTCCTCTTCGACATCATCTACTTCTAGCTCGGCCCTTGCAGACATTGTTACTAAAGAAGGGAAGCACGGTTCTTGGAATAGAGAGAAGCATGTGAAGAGGATAAAGAAAGGACTGGAGAGAACAAGATCAGCCAGTATCAGAATAAGGCCAATGATAAATGTCCCAATTTGCACACCGGTGAAGAGCAGTGCATTGCCGCCTTTGTTTCCCCTTAAGAAAGGGAGGCTAGAAAGGTGA
- the LOC7474222 gene encoding probable LRR receptor-like serine/threonine-protein kinase At1g67720, translating to MPPPSLIILISLFSLLSLSSSQPPPLLRTLIDCGATVPSTINGLQWIPDTGYITSGTSKNLTIPVLHQTLSTVRSFPLQNNLHRKFCYVVSVFRGAKYMIRSTYFYGGINGNDPLPVFDQIVDGTLWSVVNTTGDYSDGMASYYEGVFLARGKTMSFCIAANSYTESDPFISALEFVILGNSLYNSTDFKQVGLSLVARHSFGHKEVIRYPDDQFDRVWEPFGEPVIPPSKNVSVSGIWNLPPSKIFETEFAMGRSSLQELRWPPVPLPSSMYYIALYFADDHNSSTGGSRMIDVGINGVPYYKNLSVTPAGAVVFATKWPLSGPTTVALSPATGSSVDPLINGGEVFEVIALGERTLTRDVIALEALKSSLQNAPLDWNGDPCMPLQYSWTGITCSEGPRIRVVTLNLTGMGLSGSLPPSIARLTALADIWLGNNTLSGSIPDLSSLKMLETLHLEDNRFTGEIPLSLGNIKGLRELFLQNNNLTGQIPNNLLKPGLNLRTSGNQFLAPPPS from the exons ATGCCCCCTCCGTCTCTCATCATcttgatttctcttttttctctcctctccctctcttcctCCCAACCTCCGCCTCTTCTCC GTACTTTAATTGATTGCGGTGCTACTGTGCCGTCAACTATCAACGGTCTTCAATGGATCCCAGACACCGGCTACATCACCAGTGGGACCTCAAAGAACCTAACAATCCCAGTCCTCCATCAAACTCTCTCCACGGTCCGATCATTTCCTCTACAAAACAATCTCCACCGCAAATTCTGCTACGTGGTCAGTGTTTTCCGCGGAGCAAAATACATGATCAGGTCAACTTACTTCTACGGAGGAATCAACGGCAATGATCCGCTTCCTGTTTTCGATCAGATTGTTGATGGAACTCTCTGGAGCGTGGTGAATACCACAGGGGATTACAGTGACGGCATGGCGTCTTACTACGAAGGTGTTTTCTTGGCTCGAGGGAAGACTATGAGTTTCTGTATTGCTGCTAATTCGTACACGGAATCTGACCCGTTCATTTCGGCTTTGGAGTTCGTGATTTTGGGAAATTCCTTGTATAATTCGACTGATTTTAAACAGGTTGGACTCAGCTTGGTTGCCAGGCACAGTTTCGGTCACAAGGAGGTTATCCG aTATCCTGATGATCAATTCGACCGGGTTTGGGAGCCATTTGGAGAACCAGTAATTCCACCTAGCAAAAACGTGTCTGTTTCTGGTATCTGGAATCTTCCTCCTTCGAAGATATTCGAAACGGAATTTGCAATGGGCCGGTCAAGTCTTCAGGAACTGAGGTGGCCTCCTGTGCCACTTCCTAGTTCAATGTACTATATTGCTTTATACTTTGCAGACGATCATAATTCCTCTACAGGGGGATCGAGGATGATTGATGTAGGTATCAATGGTGTGCCGTATTATAAGAATTTGAGTGTGACGCCAGCTGGTGCTGTTGTCTTTGCTACCAAGTGGCCTCTTAGTGGTCCTACCACGGTTGCTTTGAGTCCAGCTACTGGTTCGAGCGTTGATCCATTGATTAATGGTGGAGAGGTGTTTGAAGTGATTGCACTCGGAGAAAGAACACTCACAAGAGATG TAATAGCTCTGGAAGCACTGAAAAGCAGTCTCCAGAATGCTCCTCTTGATTGGAACGGTGATCCCTGTATGCCGCTTCAGTATTCATGGACTGGAATTACATGCTCTGAAGGCCCCCGGATTCGCGTGGTTACTTT GAATCTGACAGGCATGGGTCTTTCAGGATCACTCCCGCCAAGTATTGCCAGATTGACTGCATTGGCTGACAT CTGGCTTGGGAACAACACTTTATCAGGATCAATACCTGATTTGAGTTCACTAAAGATGCTGGAGACATT GCATTTGGAAGACAATCGATTCACTGGTGAGATCCCCTTGTCACTTGGAAACATCAAGGGTCTGCGAGAACT ATTCCTGCAGAACAATAATCTGACTGGTCAAATTCCAAATAATCTTCTGAAACCTGGGCTGAACCTTAG gacGTCTGGAAACCAGTTCTTGGCCCCACCACCCTCTTGA